The Hymenobacter baengnokdamensis genome includes a region encoding these proteins:
- a CDS encoding urease accessory protein UreF translates to MPHLARLLHLADSALPTGSFAYSYGLESSLTFGLVRTETEFRAYLYSFLQQAVGFELPFITSAAHLAEAELASLLTEYDAQLLTPALYQASLTQGKNWLKLLATFYPEAGLAELGRELAQRQLPAHFVPLFGLSLGKAGFAVADIQATYLHLTLRDQLSAAIRLGFIGPMAGHLLQHDFYEIFENLLDAADIRPYTEATRCTLLLDVAQILHDDIYSRLFQN, encoded by the coding sequence GTGCCGCACCTCGCCCGCCTGCTTCACCTTGCCGATTCGGCCCTGCCCACCGGCTCTTTTGCCTACTCCTACGGGCTGGAAAGCAGCCTGACCTTCGGCCTGGTGCGCACCGAAACGGAGTTTCGGGCCTATCTCTATTCCTTTCTTCAGCAAGCGGTTGGGTTTGAGCTGCCATTTATTACCTCGGCCGCGCACCTGGCTGAGGCAGAGCTAGCCAGCCTTTTAACCGAGTACGATGCCCAGCTGCTCACGCCCGCGCTGTACCAGGCCAGCCTCACGCAGGGCAAAAACTGGCTGAAGTTGCTAGCTACCTTTTACCCCGAAGCAGGGCTAGCCGAGTTGGGCCGCGAGCTGGCGCAACGGCAGTTGCCCGCGCATTTTGTGCCATTGTTTGGCCTTAGCTTAGGCAAAGCTGGCTTCGCCGTGGCTGATATTCAGGCTACTTACCTGCACCTGACCCTGCGCGACCAACTGAGTGCGGCCATCCGACTGGGCTTTATCGGGCCAATGGCGGGGCACCTGCTGCAACACGATTTTTACGAAATTTTTGAGAATTTGCTGGATGCCGCCGATATTCGGCCCTACACCGAGGCTACTCGTTGCACTTTATTACTCGATGTAGCGCAAATACTACACGACGACATTTACTCGCGACTCTTCCAGAAT
- a CDS encoding transposase: protein MKAYSTDLRERVAAACQQGSRTIGEVAAQFSVSDSFVRKLRRRQRTSGSVAALPQRSGPAPFLNAAAQAQLAACLRQEPDATLAELCIWLAAIGGPAVSQTTLWRAVQALDWRRKKRASMPPNATRNG, encoded by the coding sequence ATGAAAGCTTATTCTACTGACTTGCGCGAACGCGTGGCGGCCGCTTGCCAGCAAGGTAGCCGCACGATTGGCGAAGTGGCCGCGCAGTTCAGCGTGTCGGATTCGTTTGTGCGCAAGTTGCGCCGACGCCAGCGCACGAGCGGTTCCGTGGCTGCTTTGCCGCAACGCAGTGGGCCAGCGCCGTTTCTGAACGCGGCGGCCCAAGCGCAGCTGGCGGCCTGTTTGCGCCAGGAGCCCGATGCCACGTTGGCGGAATTGTGTATTTGGCTGGCCGCCATCGGCGGTCCGGCAGTGAGCCAGACCACACTCTGGCGGGCGGTGCAGGCACTGGATTGGCGGCGAAAAAAAAGAGCGTCCATGCCGCCGAACGCGACACGCAACGGGTGA
- a CDS encoding IS630 family transposase, translating into MAAKKKSVHAAERDTQRVKELRRAFVEALQAEDFTCFKFVDETSTNLTYCRRYARAEGGQRARQATPLHGGPNVTLVAALTPNGLQAVMTLSGAVNGDVFAAYLDQVLGPTLRPGDVVVLDNLPAHKVAGLTELVEARGARLLYLPPYSPDFNPIELAFSKLKTWLRTAQARTREALESVIHDATNWITELDAKNWFDHCGYHVH; encoded by the coding sequence TTGGCGGCGAAAAAAAAGAGCGTCCATGCCGCCGAACGCGACACGCAACGGGTGAAGGAGCTGCGCCGAGCTTTTGTAGAGGCGCTGCAAGCCGAGGATTTTACCTGTTTTAAGTTCGTGGACGAGACCAGCACTAACCTGACGTATTGCCGCCGCTACGCCCGGGCCGAAGGCGGGCAGCGCGCCCGCCAGGCCACGCCCCTGCACGGCGGGCCCAACGTGACGCTGGTGGCGGCGCTGACGCCGAACGGGTTGCAAGCGGTCATGACCCTGAGCGGGGCCGTCAACGGGGACGTGTTTGCCGCCTACCTCGACCAGGTGCTCGGCCCCACGTTGCGGCCCGGCGACGTGGTCGTGCTCGACAACCTGCCGGCCCACAAAGTGGCCGGGCTGACCGAGCTCGTCGAAGCCCGCGGGGCCCGCCTGCTGTATTTGCCGCCCTACTCGCCCGATTTCAATCCCATCGAACTCGCCTTCAGCAAGCTCAAAACCTGGCTGCGCACCGCCCAGGCCCGCACCCGCGAGGCCCTGGAAAGCGTCATTCACGACGCCACCAATTGGATAACTGAGCTCGACGCGAAAAACTGGTTTGACCACTGTGGTTATCATGTACACTAA